The following proteins are co-located in the Camelina sativa cultivar DH55 chromosome 12, Cs, whole genome shotgun sequence genome:
- the LOC104730577 gene encoding protein BOBBER 2-like gives MAIISEMEEAKPMVPFTASFDPSNPLGFLEKALDFIGKESNFLKKDTAEKEISAAVKAAKDRLREAEKKKLEKVSVKPMEVEKPKKETLKPTESMEVEKPNKESLALSEPMELEKPKEEKKESATIVPNKGNGLDFEKYSWGQNLQEVTINVPVPAGTKSRFVTCEIKKNRIKIGFKGQEPIIDGEFFHPVKPDDCFWNIEDQKMIAVLLTKQDQMEWWKYCVKGEPEIDTQKVEPESSKLGDLDPETRATVEKMMFDQRQKQMGLPTSDEMEKQDMLKKFMAQNPNMDFSNAKFN, from the exons ATGGCGATTATCTCTGAGATGGAGGAGGCGAAACCCATGGTACCTTTTACTGCAAGCTTTGATCCTTCAAACCCATTAGGGTTTTTGGAGAAAGCTCTCGACTTTATTGGGAAAGAGAGCAACTTTCTCAAGAAAGACACGGCTGAGAAGGAGATCTCTGCTGCTGTTAAGGCCGCGAAGGATAGGTTGAGGgaagcggagaagaagaagttggagaAGGTGAGTGTGAAGCCCATGGAGGTTGAGAAGCCAAAGAAGGAGACTTTGAAGCCAACGGAATCCATGGAGGTCGAGAAGCCCAACAAGGAAAGCTTGGCTCTTTCGGAGCCAATGGAGCTTGAGAAGCCGAAGGAGGAGAAAAAAGAATCGGCTACGATTG TTCCCAACAAAGGCAACGGGCTTGATTTCGAGAAATACTCATGGGGACAGAATCTACAAGAGGTCACGATCAACGTTCCAGTGCCAGCAGGCACTAAGTCACGGTTTGTGACCTGTGAAATCAAGAAGAACCGtatcaaaattggtttcaaaggGCAAGAACCAATCATTGATGGAGAGTTCTTCCATCCTGTCAAGCCTGATGACTGCTTCTGGAACATCGAGGATCAAAAGATGATAGCGGTGCTCTTGACAAAGCAAGACCAGATGGAGTGGTGGAAGTATTGTGTCAAAGGTGAACCTGAGATTGACACTCAGAAAGTTGAACCAGAGAGCAGCAAATTGGGTGATCTCGACCCTGAAACTCGTGCAACCGTTGAGAAGATGATG TTTGATCAAAGGCAGAAGCAGATGGGACTACCAACGAGTGATGAGATGGAGAAGCAAGATATGCTCAAGAAGTTCATGGCTCAGAATCCTAATATGGACTTCTCTAATGCAAAGTTTAACTGA
- the LOC104730576 gene encoding uncharacterized protein LOC104730576 isoform X2 — protein sequence MYAETGIPFRFMQSSSPEIHQFDDLFKPYKLSDEMNNLVEACEYDFGEESDLFKAPEPIIEEPMLVVDPLSQELVELSDLGSLQSDQQLIDKAFYDCEQELLVKSAMESPLSEVLDIKNISLVAKMDNVAESSSVVVSDVLIPKSVSSGNLNSIDVAHHEDAVIQSFPHFPPGDYGMRRAYSDSDIQSQLDRIIISCTSEDRREKLSRYRNKKSRRNFGRKIKYACRKALADSQPRIRGRFAKTEEMQK from the exons ATGTATGCTGAAACTGGGATACCTTTCCGATTCATGCAGAGTTCTTCTCCTGAGATTCACCAGTTTGATGACCTCTTCAAACCCTACAAGCTCTCTGATGAAatg AACAATCTTGTTGAGGCATGTGAGTATGATTTTGGAGAAGAGAGTGACCTATTCAAAGCCCCTGAGCCGATCATTGAAGAACCAATGCTAGTTGTTGATCCTCTCTCTCAAGAGCTTGTTGAACTCAGTGATCTCGGGTCGTTGCAGAGTGACCAGCAGCTTATAGACAAGGCTTTCTACGACTGTGAGCAGGAACTTCTGGTGAAATCAGCTATGGAGTCTCCACTGTCCGAGGTGTTAGACATCAAGAACATCTCTTTAGTGGCTAAAATGGACAATGTTGCGGAGAGTAGTAGTGTAGTCGTCTCTGATGTCCTAATTCCGAAGAGCGTGAGCTCCGGGAACCTGAACTCAATAGATGTGGCACATCACGAGGATGCAGTGATTCAGAGCTTCCCTCATTTCCCTCCAGGTGATTATGGAATGAGAAGAGCCTATAGCGATAGCGATATTCAG TCTCAGTTGGATCGAATAATCATAAGTTGCACCTCTGAGGACCGCCGTGAGAAGCTTTCTCGATACAGGAACAAGAAAAGCAGGCGAAATTTCGGGCGTAAAATCAAG TATGCTTGCAGGAAGGCTCTTGCAGACAGTCAACCAAGAATCCGAGGAAGGTTTgcaaaaacagaggagatgcAGAAATGA
- the LOC104730576 gene encoding uncharacterized protein LOC104730576 isoform X3: MLVVDPLSQELVELSDLGSLQSDQQLIDKAFYDCEQELLVKSAMESPLSEVLDIKNISLVAKMDNVAESSSVVVSDVLIPKSVSSGNLNSIDVAHHEDAVIQSFPHFPPGDYGMRRAYSDSDIQTLGTKTVRPVQSQLDRIIISCTSEDRREKLSRYRNKKSRRNFGRKIKYACRKALADSQPRIRGRFAKTEEMQK; this comes from the exons ATGCTAGTTGTTGATCCTCTCTCTCAAGAGCTTGTTGAACTCAGTGATCTCGGGTCGTTGCAGAGTGACCAGCAGCTTATAGACAAGGCTTTCTACGACTGTGAGCAGGAACTTCTGGTGAAATCAGCTATGGAGTCTCCACTGTCCGAGGTGTTAGACATCAAGAACATCTCTTTAGTGGCTAAAATGGACAATGTTGCGGAGAGTAGTAGTGTAGTCGTCTCTGATGTCCTAATTCCGAAGAGCGTGAGCTCCGGGAACCTGAACTCAATAGATGTGGCACATCACGAGGATGCAGTGATTCAGAGCTTCCCTCATTTCCCTCCAGGTGATTATGGAATGAGAAGAGCCTATAGCGATAGCGATATTCAG ACACTGGGTACTAAAACTGTGCGTCCTGTTCAGTCTCAGTTGGATCGAATAATCATAAGTTGCACCTCTGAGGACCGCCGTGAGAAGCTTTCTCGATACAGGAACAAGAAAAGCAGGCGAAATTTCGGGCGTAAAATCAAG TATGCTTGCAGGAAGGCTCTTGCAGACAGTCAACCAAGAATCCGAGGAAGGTTTgcaaaaacagaggagatgcAGAAATGA
- the LOC104730576 gene encoding uncharacterized protein LOC104730576 isoform X1, with the protein MYAETGIPFRFMQSSSPEIHQFDDLFKPYKLSDEMNNLVEACEYDFGEESDLFKAPEPIIEEPMLVVDPLSQELVELSDLGSLQSDQQLIDKAFYDCEQELLVKSAMESPLSEVLDIKNISLVAKMDNVAESSSVVVSDVLIPKSVSSGNLNSIDVAHHEDAVIQSFPHFPPGDYGMRRAYSDSDIQTLGTKTVRPVQSQLDRIIISCTSEDRREKLSRYRNKKSRRNFGRKIKYACRKALADSQPRIRGRFAKTEEMQK; encoded by the exons ATGTATGCTGAAACTGGGATACCTTTCCGATTCATGCAGAGTTCTTCTCCTGAGATTCACCAGTTTGATGACCTCTTCAAACCCTACAAGCTCTCTGATGAAatg AACAATCTTGTTGAGGCATGTGAGTATGATTTTGGAGAAGAGAGTGACCTATTCAAAGCCCCTGAGCCGATCATTGAAGAACCAATGCTAGTTGTTGATCCTCTCTCTCAAGAGCTTGTTGAACTCAGTGATCTCGGGTCGTTGCAGAGTGACCAGCAGCTTATAGACAAGGCTTTCTACGACTGTGAGCAGGAACTTCTGGTGAAATCAGCTATGGAGTCTCCACTGTCCGAGGTGTTAGACATCAAGAACATCTCTTTAGTGGCTAAAATGGACAATGTTGCGGAGAGTAGTAGTGTAGTCGTCTCTGATGTCCTAATTCCGAAGAGCGTGAGCTCCGGGAACCTGAACTCAATAGATGTGGCACATCACGAGGATGCAGTGATTCAGAGCTTCCCTCATTTCCCTCCAGGTGATTATGGAATGAGAAGAGCCTATAGCGATAGCGATATTCAG ACACTGGGTACTAAAACTGTGCGTCCTGTTCAGTCTCAGTTGGATCGAATAATCATAAGTTGCACCTCTGAGGACCGCCGTGAGAAGCTTTCTCGATACAGGAACAAGAAAAGCAGGCGAAATTTCGGGCGTAAAATCAAG TATGCTTGCAGGAAGGCTCTTGCAGACAGTCAACCAAGAATCCGAGGAAGGTTTgcaaaaacagaggagatgcAGAAATGA